One genomic segment of Aliarcobacter cibarius includes these proteins:
- a CDS encoding TlpA family protein disulfide reductase produces MKKILFISLAFIAFGFTACDSKSPITSNAVSKTKINEEKPKFQSQNYSLITTDEKIISFTSTEEGLDFDEFKNKKAVIIDIFATWCPPCIESLPMLKEIKEINKDNLEIVSVLFQDPKTSEEIKEFIKQHQINYPITMGSDNQKLADELSVKKVPEMFLFSKTGKFVHKFVGKVPKEELEKYLKIAIEN; encoded by the coding sequence ATGAAGAAAATTTTATTTATATCTTTGGCTTTTATAGCATTTGGATTTACAGCTTGTGATTCTAAGTCACCAATAACGTCAAATGCTGTTTCAAAAACAAAAATAAATGAAGAAAAACCAAAGTTTCAATCTCAAAATTATAGTTTAATAACAACAGATGAAAAAATTATAAGCTTTACAAGTACAGAAGAGGGCTTAGATTTTGATGAATTTAAAAATAAAAAAGCTGTTATTATAGATATATTTGCTACATGGTGTCCGCCTTGTATTGAATCTTTACCAATGTTAAAAGAGATAAAAGAGATAAACAAAGATAATCTTGAAATTGTTTCTGTTCTTTTTCAAGATCCAAAAACTTCGGAAGAGATTAAAGAGTTTATAAAACAACATCAAATAAATTATCCAATAACAATGGGTAGTGATAATCAAAAGTTAGCGGATGAATTAAGTGTAAAAAAAGTTCCTGAAATGTTTTTATTTTCTAAAACTGGAAAATTTGTACATAAGTTTGTAGGTAAAGTTCCTAAAGAAGAGTTAGAAAAATATCTTAAAATTGCGATTGAGAATTAA
- a CDS encoding HAD family hydrolase, giving the protein MKNLKNYILFDNDGILVETEKWYFEANKKSLALLGLNLDMDFYQNIMIKGGSAFELAQLHNIKNNIIEKHRRIRDNYYQEFLQTKDITIPNVKKVLKELSKKYKMAIVTTSRRVDFELIHNNRGLIDFMDFVLCVEDYTKAKPHPEPYLKGLEKFGAKDYEAIVIEDSQRGLESAKNANIDCIVIKNEFTSKQDFKKADYFINSFEELKTLL; this is encoded by the coding sequence ATGAAAAATTTAAAAAACTACATTCTTTTTGATAATGATGGAATATTAGTAGAAACTGAAAAATGGTACTTTGAAGCAAATAAAAAATCCCTGGCTTTGCTGGGTTTAAATCTAGATATGGATTTTTATCAAAATATTATGATCAAGGGTGGAAGCGCTTTTGAATTAGCTCAACTTCACAATATAAAAAATAATATTATAGAAAAACATAGAAGAATAAGAGATAACTATTATCAAGAATTTTTACAAACAAAAGATATAACTATACCAAATGTTAAAAAAGTACTAAAAGAGTTATCAAAAAAATATAAAATGGCAATAGTAACTACTTCAAGAAGAGTTGATTTTGAATTAATTCATAATAACAGAGGTTTAATTGATTTTATGGATTTTGTACTTTGTGTTGAAGATTATACAAAAGCTAAACCACATCCAGAACCATATTTAAAAGGGTTAGAAAAATTTGGAGCAAAAGATTACGAAGCTATAGTTATTGAAGATTCTCAAAGAGGTTTAGAAAGTGCAAAAAATGCTAATATTGATTGTATAGTTATAAAAAATGAGTTCACGTCAAAACAAGATTTTAAAAAGGCTGATTATTTCATAAATAGTTTTGAAGAGCTAAAAACTCTTCTTTAA
- a CDS encoding LOG family protein yields MNVAIYCGSAFGNGDIYQEMTIKLAHKLASENINIVYGGSKQGLMGIISNESLKLNNKVIGVITYDLAGKELENTNITTIYKVHTISERKTKMEELSDAFIALPGGYGTFDEIFDVISSAQIGYHQKPSIFFNINGYYDKLIDFLYSCVENGFIAKRFVDMLIVSDDIDEIIEKIKKYEAPKAKWEK; encoded by the coding sequence ATGAATGTAGCAATATATTGTGGCTCAGCATTCGGAAATGGTGATATTTATCAAGAAATGACTATAAAACTTGCACATAAACTTGCATCTGAAAATATCAATATTGTTTATGGTGGCTCAAAACAAGGTCTTATGGGAATAATCTCAAATGAATCATTGAAACTAAATAACAAAGTTATAGGTGTTATAACTTATGATTTAGCAGGAAAAGAGCTAGAAAATACAAATATTACAACAATTTATAAAGTTCATACGATAAGTGAAAGAAAAACAAAAATGGAAGAATTAAGTGATGCTTTTATTGCTCTTCCTGGAGGTTATGGTACTTTTGATGAAATTTTTGACGTAATATCTTCTGCACAAATTGGTTATCATCAAAAACCATCTATTTTTTTCAATATTAATGGATACTACGACAAATTAATAGACTTTTTATATTCTTGTGTTGAAAATGGATTTATTGCAAAAAGATTTGTTGATATGCTTATTGTAAGTGATGATATAGATGAAATAATAGAAAAAATAAAAAAATACGAAGCTCCAAAAGCAAAATGGGAAAAATAA